In one Brienomyrus brachyistius isolate T26 chromosome 5, BBRACH_0.4, whole genome shotgun sequence genomic region, the following are encoded:
- the palm3 gene encoding LOW QUALITY PROTEIN: paralemmin-3 (The sequence of the model RefSeq protein was modified relative to this genomic sequence to represent the inferred CDS: deleted 1 base in 1 codon): MDEAEKYQQRVQAIAEKRRLQEEQERKRREMEDEKLRLQQLKRKSLRDQWLMEGPSSPDGSGLRSPLWGSQAQEIEARIDQLQVDSQRLAEQERNLKDLHTNEENQTVGDVEHCSQAETAEGGVKDGASRQAPTPAPRLQRTAVQNGQEDRAVLGVVEVQVEKDLRTGATVIKSVAPVDPGEAVCSGEKVFDDGSKSVHTTVGAAGSQPSPEELGLILNALGGVGAPVEAKVIVNGRKEGGEEACSLPLEENGSDVAHGAASQLAPSEETARVKGTPKNELPGAEGEEGVITMTFLGYTETEPGQGLNGEDMGEIIRAERVIIMDDGEEQADVEKEPPPGKNAEPPGPPESSISTSQLEPADPELQPESETEPEITPEPGADVPSDSEKAPESRLDEASKSDSGAEGEQEAIPEVTENFIEPSQCTMNSTEPPSLRPTPDPKVDGAEPEDKAVEEPAALTAKPEQFQEIPLDGEAKPDMQPLLAVADSDAKKQVPRPTAEQQPLLSTSKAPPETEHAAPNRAEGADAPKHKSCQCCSIM, encoded by the exons ATGGACGAGGCTGAGAAGTACCAGCAGAGGGTGCAGGCCATCGCG GAGAAGCGACGCCTCCAGGAAGAGCAGGAGCGCAAGCGGCGGGAGATGGAGGATGAGAAGCTGAGGCTGCAGCAGCTCAAG AGGAAATCCCTGAGAGACCAGTGGCTCATGGAAGGTCCATCCAGCCCTGATGGCTCCGGGCTACGCTCTCCTCTCTGGGGGTCCCAAGCTCAGGAGATAGAGGCACGCATTGACCA ACTGCAGGTGGATAGCCAGCGTCTGGCAGAACAAGAGAGGAACCTGAAGGATCTGCACACGAACGAGGAAAACCAAACGGTCGGGGACGTAGAACACTGCAGCCAG GCTGAGACGGCGGAAGGAGGAGTAAAAG ACGGCGCCTCCCGTCAGGCCCCCACGCCGGCCCCCCGCCTGCAGAGAACGGCTGTGCAGAATGGACAGGAAGACCGAGCAg TCCTGGGAGTTGTGGAGGTGCAGGTGGAGAAGGATTTGAGGACGGGGGCCACTGTCATCAAATCCGTGGCGCCTGTGGACCCCGGGGAAGCAGTATgctctggggagaaggtgttCGATGACGGAAGCAAGAGTGTGCACACGACAGTGGGGGCCGCGGGGAGCCAGCCCAGCCCCGAGGAGCTCGGGCTGATCCTGAATGctttggggggtgtgggggctcCAGTGGAGGCCAAAGTCATCGTCAATGGGAGGAAGGAGGGTGGCGAGGAGGCCTGCAGTCTGCCGCTGGAGGAGAACGGATCAGACGTAGCTCATGGAGCCGCCAGCCAGTTGGCACCTTCAGAGGAGACTGCTAGAGTCAAAGGCACCCCCAAGAATGAGCTCCCGGGAGCTGAAGGGGAGGAAGGTGTCATCACCATGACATTCCTGGGCTATACGGAGACGGAGCCGGGTCAGGGCCTGAATGGGGAGGACATG GGGGAAATAATCCGAGCAGAACGTGTCATCATCATGGACGACGGGGAGGAGCAGGCTGACGTGGAGAAGGAACCACCCCCAGGGAAAAACGCAGAGCCCCCAGGGCCACCAGAAAGCTCCATTTCCACGTCCCAACTGGAGCCTGCTGACCCTGAGCTTCAGCCTGAATCCGAGACCGAACCTGAAATCACCCCGGAACCGGGTGCCGACGTTCCCTCAGACTCTGAAAAGGCACCTGAATCCAGGCTGGACGAAGCCAGCAAATCGGATTCAGGAGCTGAAGGGGAACAGGAGGCCATACCTGAAGTCACGGAGAACTTCATCGAACCTTCCCAATGCACCATGAACTCCACAGAGCCGCCCTCCCTTAGGCCCACGCCAGATCCAAAGGTAGACGGGGCCGAGCCTGAGGACAAAGCAGTGGAGGAGCCCGCCGCTCTGACAGCCAAGCCGGAGCAGTTCCAGGAAATCCCCCTAGATGGCGAGGCGAAGCCAGACATGCAGCCCCTGCTGGCTGTTGCTGACAGTGATGCCAAgaagcaggtgcccaggccgaCTGCCGAGCAGCAGCCCCTGCTGTCCACCTCCAAAGCCCCCCCAGAGACCGAGCACGCCGCGCCCAACCGGGCCGAGGGAGCAGACGCCCCAAAACACAAGTCCTGTCAGTGCTGCTCCATCATGTGA